In the Telopea speciosissima isolate NSW1024214 ecotype Mountain lineage chromosome 2, Tspe_v1, whole genome shotgun sequence genome, one interval contains:
- the LOC122650325 gene encoding cyclin-dependent kinases regulatory subunit 1-like, with protein MGQIQYSEKYFDDTYEYRHVVLPPEVAKLLPKNRLLSENEWRAIGVQQSRGWVHYAIHRPEPHIMLFRRPLNYQQQQENQAQQQILAK; from the exons ATGGGTCAGATTCAGTACTCTGAGAAATATTTCGACGATACTTACGAGTACAG GCACGTCGTTCTCCCTCCTGAAGTCGCCAAACTGCTCCCAAAGAATCGCCTTCTTTCCGAA AATGAGTGGCGAGCGATCGGGGTTCAGCAGAGCCGTGGATGGGTTCACTACGCGATCCACCGCCCTGAGCCACACATTATGCTCTTCAGGAGGCCGCTTAACTACCAACAGCAGCAGGAGAACCAGGCTCAGCAACAGATACTAGCCAAGTGA